A stretch of Porites lutea chromosome 5, jaPorLute2.1, whole genome shotgun sequence DNA encodes these proteins:
- the LOC140937599 gene encoding phenylalanine--tRNA ligase, mitochondrial-like, which yields MLLAVRTRTFSSIFNRHLKIGGLTFAACSHSRANVESDHVYVLNKAYPRDNMTNITTSILAKVGRNLHHQKNHPLGILRNKIQEHVYAAYRTRWGGPMFTMVDYLSPVVTVEQNFDSLLVPKDHVSRAKNDNFYINSEFLLRAHTSAHQRDMIKSGLDAFLLTGDVYRRDEIDSCHYPVFHQMEGVRLFSQHELFAQYKDPLEIFGNDKNQTPEKQAIHTLEAVKLVEYSLKQTLVGIVEHLCGEGVEMRWVDAYFPFTHPSWELEVLFEGEWLELLGCGVIAHDVLVKGGAERKIGWAFGIGLERLAMRLFKIPDIRLFWSEDPRFVSQFAENEVAEFKPFSKYPPTYKDMAFWVPEDFSANNLFDVVRGVAGDIVEKMELIDKFTHPKTQQESQCYRITYRSMDKTFTDAEINSIQDSVREEVQKKLSVQLR from the exons ATGTTACTAGCGGTGAGAACACGAACTTTTTCCAGCATCTTTAACAGGCATTTGAAGATTGGAGGCCTGACATTTGCTGCTTGCTCGCACAGCCGGGCGAACGTGGAAAGCGATCACGTTTACGTGCTCAACAAAGCTTACCCTCGAGACAATATGACCAATATAACCACGAGCATTTTAGCAAAAGTCGGGAGAAATCTCCATCACCAAAAAAATCATCCCCTCGGAATTTTAAGGAATAAGATTCAAGAACACGTTTACGCTGCTTACAGAACGCGTTGGGGTGGACCGATGTTTACCATGGTGGATTACTTGTCACCAGTAGTGACGGTAGAACAGAACTTCGATAGCTTGCTAGTGCCCAAAGATCACGTTAGTCGCGCTAAGAATGATAACTTTTACATTAATTCGGAGTTTCTGCTCCGGGCACACACTTCAGCGCATCAGAGAGACATGATCAAGAGCGGTCTGGATGCATTTTTGTTGACGGGTGATGTGTACAGGAGAGATGAAATTGACTCTTGTCATTACCCAGTGTTTCATCAAATGGAAGGTGTCAGGTTGTTCTCTCAGCATGAGTTGTTCGCACAATACAAG GATCCACTAGAAATTTTTGGCAATGACAAGAACCAAAcaccagagaaacaagccataCACACTTTGGAAGCAGTGAAGTTAGTTGAGTACAGTCTCAAGCAGACCCTGGTGGGGATAGTGGAGCATCTGTGTGGAGAGGGGGTGGAGATGAGATGGGTTGATGCATACTTCCCCTTCACCCACCCCTCATGGGAACTGGAAGTCTTGTTTGAAGGTGAATGGTTGGAGCTTCTTGGTTGTGGTGTAATTGCACATGATGTGCTAGTAAAGG GTGGTGCTGAGCGTAAAATAGGCTGGGCATTTGGAATAGGACTTGAGCGTCTAGCTATGAGGCTTTTCAAGATCCCTGACATTCGACTTTTCTGGAGTGAGGATCCAAGGTTTGTCTCCCAGTTTGCAGAAAATGAGGTTGCGGAATTCAAGCCTTTTAGCAAATACCCTCCCACCTATAAAGACATGGCCTTTTGGGTGCCTGAAGACTTCTCTGCCAACAATTTGTTTGATGTGGTCCGTGGGGTAGCTGGTGACATTGTGGAAAAG ATGGAGCTTATTGACAAATTTACACACCCCAAAACTCAGCAGGAGAGCCAGTGTTACCGAATAACCTACAGATCGATGGATAAAACCTTCACAGATGCAGAAATTAATAGCATCCAAGACTCTGTCAGAGAGGAAGTACAGAAAAAACTAAGCGTTCAGCTGAGATAG
- the LOC140937423 gene encoding dynein intermediate chain 2, ciliary-like, with product MKKLNVKAGKAEKKPGVTASNAPVKSTSKTAATKAKKKEDDDATQVGDDLDEWMQPKQLIKPDDQLELTDEELKVEFTRILTANNPHAPSNIVRYSFKEKCYKATSSVDQLAIHFALDGNMLHKDSDEARRQRARQGHEEAENDANEAADEEEKENKPEPAGEEKAAEEVRPDSSASVGGKAESKLTNQFNFSERASQTYNNPYRERGTSTEPPPRANFSATANQWEIYDAYVEDLQKQEKIKEKESRKTQTFKKDEDKKKKLMQSEVQGDDISRISKPCKIVERMVNQNTYDDIAQDFKYWEDAADEYKDQEGTLLPLWKFSYEKSKRMAVTSLSWSPKYVDLFGVGHGSYDFLKQSNGMLTMYTLKNPSSPEYVCETESGVMCLDFHPEHPNFIAAGFYDGSVGVYSVVTPANKIELMYQSTAKTGKHTDPVWQVKWQKDDLDNNMNFFSVSSDGRISQWTIVKSELRYTDIITLKQGNATEEGENTQLPSLGCGTAFDFHKTMDYMFLVGTEEGKIHKCSKTYSSQFLETYDAHHMAVYSVKWNHFHPKIFISCSADWTVKIWDHNYLEPMFTFDLNNSVGDVAWAPYASTVFAACTTDGRVYVYDLNVNKYEPLCEQSVANKKRTKLTHLAFNPEYPVLIVGDDRGHATSLKLSPNLRKATQPKEKAKGPENEMAKMEKLLSLVREPSAKN from the exons atgaagaaattaaATGTAAAGGCTGGAAAGGCG gaGAAGAAGCCTGGAGTTACTGCTTCAAATGCACCTGTGAAGTCAACCAGCAAAACTGCCGCTACaaaagccaagaaaaag GAGGATGATGATGCAACACAGGTTGGGGATGATCTGGATGAGTGGATGCAG CCAAAACAGCTCATCAAGCCAGATGACCAACTTGAACTAACTGATGAAGAGCTGAAAGTAGAGTTTACTAGAATCTTGACTGCAAATAACCCTCATGCCCCAAGCAATATTGTCCGCTACAGCTTCAAG GAAAAATGTTACAAAGCAACTTCAAGTGTAGACCAGTTGGCAATTCACTTTGCACTTGATGG GAATATGCTTCATAAAGACTCAGATGAAGCCAGAAGACAGCGTGCTCGGCAAGGACATGAAGAAG CTGAAAATGATGCTAATGAAGCTGCTGAtgaggaagagaaagaaaataaaccaGAACCTGCAGGCGAG GAGAAAGCGGCAGAAGAAGTTCGACCGGACTCATCTGCTTCTGTTGGAGGAAAAGCTGAATCCAAGTTAACAAACCAGTTTAACTTCAGTGAAAGAGCATCTCAGACTTACAACAATCCTTACAGA gaACGTGGTACGTCGACTGAACCTCCACCAAGAGCAAATTTCTCGGCCACTGCTAACCAG tGGGAAATTTATGATGCTTATGTCGAAGACCTACAAAAACAG gagaaaattaaagaaaaagaaagtaggaAGACGCAAACATTTAAGAAGGACGaggataaaaagaagaaactaatGCAATCTGAAGTACAG GGTGATGATATCTCACGAATCTCCAAACCATGCAAGATAGTGGAGAGAATGGTGAATCAAAACACATATGATGATATTGCACAAG ATTTCAAGTACTGGGAGGATGCAGCGGACGAGTATAAAGACCAGGAGGGTACTCTATTACCTCTGTGGAAATTCTCCTATGAAAAGTCCAAGAGAATGGCAGTCACATCACTCTCTTG gAGTCCAAAATACGTTGACTTGTTCGGAGTGGGACATGGATCAT aTGACTTTTTAAAGCAAAGTAATGGAATGCTTACCATGTACACCTTGAAGAATCCTTCGTCTCCCGA GTACGTCTGTGAAACGGAGAGCGGAGTAATGTGTTTGGATTTTCATCCCGAGCATCCGAATTTCATCGCAGCTGGTTTTTACGATG GGAGTGTTGGGGTGTACTCAGTTGTTACACCAGCAAATAAGATCGAGCTCATGTACCAGTCCACAGCAAAAACTGGAAAACACACAGACCCAGTCTGGCAG GTAAAATGGCAAAAAGATGACCTTGATAACAACATGAATTTCTTCTCGGTGTCCTCTGATGGTAGAATAAGCCAATGGACGATCGTGAAG agTGAGTTAAGATATACAGATATCATTACCTTGAAGCAGGGGAATGCCACTGAAGAAGGGGAAAATACACAACTTCCAAGCCTAG GGTGTGGCACTGCATTTGATTTTCATAAAACAATGGACTATATGTTTCTAGTCG GCACAGAAGAAGGAAAGATCCACAAATGTTCAAAAACGTATTCAAGCCAGTTTCTCGAAACTTACGAC GCACATCATATGGCGGTTTACTCAGTGAAGTGGAATCACTTTCATCCTAAAATCTTCATTTCATGTAGCGCAGATTGGACTGTGAAAATCTGGGATCACAATTACCT TGAGCCTATGTTTACGTTTGACCTGAACAACTCTGTTGGTGATGTGGCCTGGGCACCTTACGCCAGCACGGTGTTTGCAGCGTGCACTACTGATGGTCGG GTTTATGTGTATGATCTGAATGTCAACAAGTACGAACCATTGTGTGAACAGTCAG TGGCTAACAAGAAAAGAACAAAGCTTACTCATCTAGCTTTTAACCCTGAATACCCAGTACTTATTGTGGGAGACGACAG GGGGCACGCGACATCTTTGAAGTTATCACCAAATCTAAGGAAAGCGACACAGCCCAAG GAAAAAGCTAAAGGACCCGAAAACGAAATGGCGAAGATGGAGAAGCTCTTAAGTCTTGTTAGGGAACCTTCTGCCAAGAACTGA